A stretch of DNA from Spirosoma endbachense:
CGTTCGGGAAACCCGGCGCGTCTACGGTGAACATCGACTAACGAAAGAAGAATGTCTGTCCGGACTGTTACCAGACAACCGTATTTTTCTCTGCGGAGCACCCATCGAAGACCACCGACACGATGCCAGCGGAGCCGATGAAACGTATTGGGAATATATTCCCGGTTCGGGCGTGTATGGGGTTCCCTACGGCACGATCGTTCCGAAAGGAAGCCAGTCGGTTTGGGTCGTAGGCCGGTGTTTTTCGGCCACGCATGATGCCCATGCGTCGTGCCGGTCGATGGCGCAAACCATGTCGATGGGGCAGGCAGCCGGACTAGCGGCTGTGCAATCGTTACGTAGTGACGAAGCAGCCAATAGTCTGACAGTTAAGCAATTGCAACAGGATATGTACGAGCTGGGTGCCATTCTGGACGTTCCCGATACCCTAGCCGATACGTCAAGATATGGCTGGAAGGCCAATTTCCCATCCTCTGCCGAACAGATTACGCACCGAAACTCAGCCTTAACCTGATTCATCCATGTCATTTATTCGAACCGTTTTGGGTGACATTTCGCCTGCTCAGGCTGGCACTACGTATGCACACGAACATCTCATTATCGAGGAAAGCTTTCCGACACAGGCGAATCCGGATTTCCTGCTGAACGATATCGATAAGGTATCGGCAGAGTTGGCTCAGGTATACGCAGCTGGCGGGCGGACAATGGTCGATACGATGCCCGCCAACTGCGGTCGGAACGTAGTGAAACTGGCCGAAGTATCGCGTCGGACAGGGATTCAAATCGTCGTGCCAACGGGTATTCATCTGGAAATGTATTATCCTCGAACCCACTGGCGGTATCAGTATTCAGAAGATCAGTTAACGCGGCTGTTCATCGCCGATGTTGAGGAGGGCATTGATCGCTATGATTACAACGGTCCGGTGGTAGAGCGAACTCCGCACAAAGCCGGAATGATAAAGCTGGCAACCGGCGACGACCCGGTAAGTGCGCACCAGGAGCTAATTTTCAGGTCCGTTGTCAATACCCACCGCGAAACGGGGGTGCCAATTCTGACCCATACCAATGCTGGTCGTCACGGATTGGCTCAGGCCGATCTGTTCGCCAAACTTGGGGCTGATCTGAGCCACGTTGTCCTCTCACATATGGATCGCTGTCAGGACCTAACGTATCATCGGGAGCTGTTAAAAACGGGCGTCCGGGTTGAATTTGACAGTGCTTTCCGGTGGAAAAAAGGAGAAGAAAACCGGACTTACCAACTGTTAGAAGCTCTGCTCCCCGATTTTCCGGAGCAGATTACGGCCGGGATGGATGCCGCCCGACATACGTACTGGCAATCATACGGTGGCTCGCCAGGCTTAACATATCTGCTAACGACCTTCCGTGACGAACTGGCCCAACGCGGCCTCGGCGATTACTGGAACCGGTTGATGATCGACAACCCGGCCGCGCTTTACAGTTTTAGGCAACCGCAGTAATCAACTAATCCTAACTCCTTTTACTATGAATTCAAGACGAAGATTCCTCCGCCAGTTGAGCGGCACCACCGCACTGTTGGCAGGCAGTGAAACACTGGTGAACGCTGGGAAATTAAGTAGGCATTCCGGTTCCGCTCATTTGATTACCCCATTAAAACCCCGCTCAGCAGCCGATACGATTAACATTGGCCTCATTGGCGCGGGTATCATCGGCCATTACGACCTCAACTGTGCGCTAAAAGTGCCCGGCACGAAGGTCGTTGCAGTGGCTGATCTTTACGATCCGAGACTGGTTCGGGCGAAAGAGGTTTGGGGGAACGACATCATAACCACCCGCGACTATCGGGAAGTGCTGACCAGAAAAGACGTAGACGCCGTTCTGATTTGCGTGCCCGATCACTGGCATGACCGTATCTCGATTGAGGCACTCAGGGCGGGCAAGCATGTTTACTGCGAAAAGCCTATGATCCATCACATCGACGAAGGGAAAGCGGTGATCGATGCGCACAAAAAATCAGGAAAAGTCTTTCAGGTTGGCAGCCAGCGGGCAAGTAGCGCGGCTGTGCTGGAAGCGAAGAAACGATACGAAGCGGGTGATATTGGTGAACTGACATCCGTAGAAACATTTCTGGATCGGACGGATGCGTTAGGAGCCTGGCAATATACGATGCCGCCAAGCATCGACCAGAAGGAGTTGGATTGGGATCGGTTTCTTGGCGATGCCCCCAAACGCCCGTTCCAGGCCGAACGTTTTTTCCGTTGGCGAAACTACAAAGACTATGGAACAGGGGTTGCCGGTGATTTGTTTGTCCACCTCATTACCGGTCTGCACACCATTACGGGATCGCAGGGGCCGACCCGGATTTTTGCGCTTGGCGACCTGAATTACTGGAAAGATGGCCGGGATGCTTACGATCTGGTTACGGCCATTATGGACTATCCGAAAACCGACAAAAATCCGTCATTCCAGTTTACGACCCGCGTCAATCTGGCTACGGGTGCGGGTGGTAACATTCATACACGGTTGGTCGGGACAGAGGGCGTGATCGATATTGGCTGGAATTCGTTTGTGTTGAACCAGCTCAAACGCCCTACGGCTCCCATGTACAGTAAAGGGTATGATGCCCTGTTTACCTATCCGCAGGCCATGCAGGAGGAGTTTATTCGACAGTACGATCAGAAATATCCGGCTGGTCAGTTTACCCGCGAAATCAAAAACGAACCTGCCATTACGTTCAATACGCCCGATGGTTACGACGACCGACTCGATCACATGATCGTTTTCTTCAAGGCCATTCGGGAAAACAACCCATCCCTGGTAAAAGAAGACGCTGAATTTGGCTTGCGGGCGGCTGCTCCGTCGCTGGCTGCAAACTTAAGCGCCGATCAACGGAAGGTGATCAACTGGGACCCAGTGGGCATGAACCTGATTAAAACCACGTAAATATGCAACGAATTGCCATGCTTGGGGGCGGCTTCATTGGCCGCTTCTATGCCGAATCACTCCACGGGCAACGGAGCCGCGATCGGGTCATTGCTATCTATGCCCGTCGGGAAGAAACCGCCCGAAAGTTTGCCACCGACTACAGTTGCGCCATCTGGTCGACGGAGATGGAAGAAGTCATCGCCCACCCCGACGTAACGATGGTCTGTATTGCCCTGCCCAACAATCTCCATCATCAGGCTGTATTGCTTTGCGCGAAGTACAAAAAGAACGTAGTCTGCACCAAGCCCCTGGGGCGTAATGCCGATGAAGCGCTACAGATGATGCAGGCCGTTGAAGATGCCGGTATTTTCGGGGGTTATCTCGAAGACCTGTGTTACTCACCCAAGTTCCTGAAAGCACTGGAAAGCGTTAAAAGTGGGGCATTGGGGCGAATCCTGTGGGCGAAATCCCGCGAAGCACACCCTGGTCCGCACTCGAACTGGTTCTGGGACAAAGAGCAGGCCGGGGGCGGTTGCATGCTCGATCTGGGTTGCCACTGTGTCGAAATCGCCCGGAGTTTTATCGGGAAAGATGTTCGGCCGGTCGAGGTGATGTGCTGGGCAGCCACACAGGTGAAGCCCATCGACGCCGAAGACCACGCCATTGCGCTGGTGAAGTACGAAAACGGAGCCATCGGACAGTTCG
This window harbors:
- a CDS encoding phosphotriesterase family protein yields the protein MSFIRTVLGDISPAQAGTTYAHEHLIIEESFPTQANPDFLLNDIDKVSAELAQVYAAGGRTMVDTMPANCGRNVVKLAEVSRRTGIQIVVPTGIHLEMYYPRTHWRYQYSEDQLTRLFIADVEEGIDRYDYNGPVVERTPHKAGMIKLATGDDPVSAHQELIFRSVVNTHRETGVPILTHTNAGRHGLAQADLFAKLGADLSHVVLSHMDRCQDLTYHRELLKTGVRVEFDSAFRWKKGEENRTYQLLEALLPDFPEQITAGMDAARHTYWQSYGGSPGLTYLLTTFRDELAQRGLGDYWNRLMIDNPAALYSFRQPQ
- a CDS encoding Gfo/Idh/MocA family protein; this encodes MNSRRRFLRQLSGTTALLAGSETLVNAGKLSRHSGSAHLITPLKPRSAADTINIGLIGAGIIGHYDLNCALKVPGTKVVAVADLYDPRLVRAKEVWGNDIITTRDYREVLTRKDVDAVLICVPDHWHDRISIEALRAGKHVYCEKPMIHHIDEGKAVIDAHKKSGKVFQVGSQRASSAAVLEAKKRYEAGDIGELTSVETFLDRTDALGAWQYTMPPSIDQKELDWDRFLGDAPKRPFQAERFFRWRNYKDYGTGVAGDLFVHLITGLHTITGSQGPTRIFALGDLNYWKDGRDAYDLVTAIMDYPKTDKNPSFQFTTRVNLATGAGGNIHTRLVGTEGVIDIGWNSFVLNQLKRPTAPMYSKGYDALFTYPQAMQEEFIRQYDQKYPAGQFTREIKNEPAITFNTPDGYDDRLDHMIVFFKAIRENNPSLVKEDAEFGLRAAAPSLAANLSADQRKVINWDPVGMNLIKTT
- a CDS encoding Gfo/Idh/MocA family protein translates to MQRIAMLGGGFIGRFYAESLHGQRSRDRVIAIYARREETARKFATDYSCAIWSTEMEEVIAHPDVTMVCIALPNNLHHQAVLLCAKYKKNVVCTKPLGRNADEALQMMQAVEDAGIFGGYLEDLCYSPKFLKALESVKSGALGRILWAKSREAHPGPHSNWFWDKEQAGGGCMLDLGCHCVEIARSFIGKDVRPVEVMCWAATQVKPIDAEDHAIALVKYENGAIGQFEVSWVFRGGMDLRDEVMGTEGTIWINNFLRTGFEMYSSGKGADYVAEKAESNSGWLFPVGDEVNDLGYNHMFTDMFKSCEEGRQPAETFYDGYIVNAVLDAAYRSAESKQWESVKLPIWRGQEGLSPEKTLTDFDADFYLIKEEITHDGRHKVILKNKVSGKIVEKDLHTVN